A stretch of DNA from Drosophila virilis strain 15010-1051.87 chromosome 5, Dvir_AGI_RSII-ME, whole genome shotgun sequence:
GCTGCAGTCGTGCAGCGCTGCCGGCAGTGAGGCGcccgcacagcagcagcgtaCGCTGCTCGTGCTGCACTATGTCATCAAGGCGCTGGCCTCGCGCCGCCTGCTCGCCGAGAAGCGCGCCTTCGAGGAGCTGGCCGCACAAATCTTCAGCTACATGGCCTGGAACATTTGGGCGCCGCTCACCGCACGCTTCCTGCAACTGCAGAAGACTGAGCCGGCGGCGCACAGTTGCCTGCAGCGTGCCCATATAGCCATGCGTTCGCTGCGCAAGCTGCTCGTCTACGGATGTGGTAGCAAGCCGTACAAGTCGAGCGATCACATGAATTTCATCGAGCAGCTGTTCGAGCGGCTGCGCCAGTGCCTTGAGCTGCGCTACGAACTGAGAATGCGCACACAGGAGGCGGGTGgcaatcagcagcaacagcagcagcagctgattgCCGATCTGGAGCGTTTCATACTGAAAATGATGAAGACACTGAATGAGTTTATGGAGCGGCATTCGCTGTCCTTTGCACGCTTTGTGCCGATGGCCTTGGAGTTTAGCTTTCACTATGTGTTCCACGAGGGCACCGCCCTGATCTTTGATGCCGGCGAGCGCATCAATTTCAGCAACTTCGTCATCCAGGCGATCAATCTGCTCAAGGGCATCATGATGAGCGGCAACGATAGCATTGCACAGGATCAGTCGGCCAATACGCTGGAGGATGAGCTGCTCGCGACGGCGGCGCAAACGCAAAGTAAATTCTTTAGCGTTGAGCGTGTCACGTATTTGTGCGAGAAAATTGTAACACATTACTTTCTGTTGACGGCCGAGGAGCTGGCGGAATGGCAACAGGATCCGGAGAGCTATGGCCAGGATGATGGCGGCGGCGATGCCTGGAAATATGAGTTGCGTCCCTGCGTCGAGACGCTCTACTTCACCTGCTTTACCCAACACTCGAATATCATGATCAACGAGGTGCTCAAGTTCGTGCGGCGtgcccagcagctgcagctgacggAGAGCTCCGAACTGAAGGCCATACTGCTGAAGGATGCCATCTATAATGCTGTCGGTCAGGCCTCGTTTCACTTCTTCAACAAACTGGACTTTGGCTCCTGGCTGACGTCACAGCTGCTCGCCGAGCTGCGCATGGAGGCGTCCAATTTTCGCATTCTTCGGCGTCGCATCATTTGGCTTGTCGGACATTGGGTCGGCGTGCAGCTGCCACGTGAGCTACGTCCGCTGGCCTATGAGGCGTGCCTGCATTTGCTGCGTCCCGAGGAGGATATGCCCATACGTTTGGCTGCAGCGCGCACCCTGAATCTGCTTATCGATGATTTTGAGTTCATGCCGGAGGCGTTTCATCCCTATTTTGCTGCCCTGTTCGAGgcgctgttcctgctgctccGCGAGGCAGGCGCCTGCGACACTAAAATCGTTGTCCTGGGCACCATGACGCTGCTAGTGGAGAAGATGAGCGAGTTCATCGAACCGCAGGCCTTGCAGTTCATCGCTTATCTGCCTCTGCTGTGGCGCGAGAGCGAAGAGCATGAGTATAATATGCTGCGCTGTGCCATCATTGGCACCTTGGAGCAGCTTGTGCGCACCATTCGCGATGTGCCCGAAAGCATGAAGCCCTTCCTCTATAGCGTCATCGAGCTGAGCACCGATCTGCAGGTATGCATCCAATATTTCGAGCTGGGCGCCATTAACGAACCTTctgcactctctctctccccctgcTCTTTCAGCAACGCTCACACGTTTACCTCATCGAGGACGGAATCATGCTGTGGCTGGCGGTCATTGGCAACTCGACAGCGTTGACAccggagctgctgcagctctgcGATCATCTGTTGCCCATCATTGAGATGTCGTCGGAGAATCTGCGCACGGTGCTGCAGCTAATACACGCCTACATACTGCTCGATGCCCATGTAAAGGAATCAGTTGTTTTATATCGGATAACTATAACTAATTTTCATGATTCTTTTAGGCCTACCTGAGTCGTTATGGCGAAGGCTTTGTGGCATATTGTGTGCGCTCCTTTGAGGATATACGCACGGAGGGCATCATAGCCATGCTGCGCATCTTCGAGACATGCCTCAAGACGGATGCCACAATGGGCTTGCGCCTGGTGCGACCCGCCTTGCCGTTCGTCTTCCAGCAGGTGTGCCTCAAGCAGGAATATCCGATGACCATGAGCTGGTATCTGACACTGTTGGCGCGCACCTTGCTCATCGATCAGTCGGTGTTCATGTCTGTGGTGCAGGAGCTGCCACAAACGGATGCACTGGCTCGCATATTGGATGTGTGGATTGAGATGTTTCCATTGGTCGCCGATACGCATGCCGAGAAACGGAAACTCTTTTGTCTCGCCTTTGCCTCCATATTTGGCAATAATGAGCTGCTACTGGCGCGCCTGCCACACATACTGCAGCTGGTGGAGGAGACGCTCGGCGAGGTGATGGACAAGCAATATGCGGCAACAGATGAGGGCGCAGACAAGGCGACGCCGCGCTATTACGACTCGCTGGTCATACACGACGAGCACGAGCTGGAGGAGTTTCAGCCGCAGCTATACGATGACTTCCATTCAAAGACCTACCACGACGACAGGCATCGCCAGCTGGTGCTGAAGGATCCCGTTTATAAGATACCACTAACCGAATACCTCaaatggcagctgcagcatctccAGAGCCAACTGGGCGCCCCACGCTACGATCAGCTGATGCGCGCCGTTTGCCCCGAGGTGCTCGAAAAGATAAACATGTACATAGAGCAGACGGTGCCCAAGGCGTGCGGCGTTTGTGCGGGCAGCGGCGATGATAGCGAACCACCGTTGCCCGATGGTGGGGCCAGCGCCCGCACCGCGCTCGACTGatggagcaactgcagcagcagccgcattaACACCAACCAGGCCGGCGCCGTTCATAGCTGTGCTTCAAAAGCTTTCAAAACAGTCTTTAAGTtattaatgtattttattttgtattgaaattatatatttttaattgttaatcCAAgttgtggaccaccctcctcctcctcctaaTCCACGGCCGGACGTCGCTCCATTTTGCTGCGCAGCAGATTGCGTATGGTCTCGTCCTTTTGCTGGAGCTTGTGCCGCAGCTTGTCCAGCTCCTCGGTGTTGCGCACATGCATGCCGCGCAGCTGTGACTCCTTGTGCTTGAGCAGCGTCGAGAGCTGCTGCACTGCATCGTATGTCTCGCGCAGCTCAGCCTGGCCGGCCTCCAGTTTTTGCGCCCACTGCAAAGTCATGCGCAGGCGCGCCTTCAGCCGATCTCGGGCGTGCTTGGCCTTCTCGCAGCTGCGCTGCAGTGAGCTGGCGCGTGTGTTGCATGCCTGGAGCTGCTCCTCCAGCGCGGCGCGCTCCCTGGCATGCTCCTGCTTCAGCTGCTCCAGCAGCGTTTTGCATTGTTGCACAGCCGCCGCTTCCACGGCGCTGGGCGTGACCTCTGCCGGAGCAGAagaaggaggaggagcaggaggagcagcagctggcggcgTTGTGGGCATCGCAGTGCTCTTTAACGTAACCAGCTCCGACTTGCAGCGCGCATAGGCATCCTGCAGATGATTCATGTCCAGCAGCAGTGACTGATTGCGCTGCTCATAGAAATGCATGACCTCCACCAGCTTCTCCTTGACCAGATCCGTTTTGCGCGTTTGCGTTTCGGCCTTGGTGCGGCAGACGCCCAGCTGCGCCTGCAGACGCACTCGCTCCTCCGTCCAGCCGCCGACATCGCGACGCAGCTGCTCCTGCGTTTGCAGCAGTCGCGTATTCTCTTCCAGTGCACGCTTCAGCTCATTGGCGAACAGCTCAAAGTCGGCGGCGTATTGGGCGAGCAGCGCATCCTTGTCCCGCATCGACTCGTCGTAGGCCTGCAGCAGCGGCGTCAGCGTGTGCGTCGGCAGCTGGCTGCTCCAGGCGGGCACCGTGTGGCAGCTAGACGCAgtcgatgctgctgctgctgctgttgttgtctccTCCGCCGTGCGCCGCTGATCCTGATAGCTTTCGATTTGAACATTCAGCCGAAAGACCAGAGTCTTGAGCATATCCACATCGTTGGCCAGCTCCTGATTCTGCTGCAGCAACTCGGTCTGCTGCTGATCCAGCTGCTGGCAGCGCTCGCAATTGGCCAAACGCTGTTCCGCCTGGCCCAGGCGCTGCTCCAACTGCTCGCTTTGCGTGCGCAGCTGCTCGTTCTCCCGCGCGAACTGCTCGTTGTATTTGTGCAGCGTGGCCAGGCGCTGGAGAAGCTGATCCAGCTGCTGTTCCTTGGCTTGCAGCTGACATGGGATTTTCAAAATgagtttcttttaatttggTTTGCCATTGGCCATTGGCCACTTACCAGTCCGTTGAGCGTgcgctcctgctgctgctgctgctgtttcttcTTGCCACTGGCCGTGACTCCATCCACCAGGCGCTGCTCCACCTCAACGCTGCGCGATCTGCGACTAAAATTGCCCGTCAACGTCTGCAGCACCTTGCGCTGCCGCTTCGGCTGCGTGGCTGAGGCGTTGCTTGGGCGTGCCGTCTGCTTCACCTGCTCCTTCTCCTTCTCCTTCTCCTgatcctgctcctgctccggTTCGCTCTGATCCAGATCCGTGATCATAACTCCTCGTCGAGGCGTGCTCATGGCTGTCCGTTTCAGTCGTTTCACTTGACACTTTTTGCTCTGACTGCGCTGTTGgggtaaacaaaaacagaccGATACGGACTCCTTGTTGTCATGGAAGCGGCGACTATGTTTGACCCTGTTACGCTGCACTGTGGGGCGGTTTAGCCACTTCTGCAACATATATAAGGGTGCTTATTGGGCTACTCCAGATAAGTGTATTATAATTCGTTCACGAACTGTTCCGATCATTCTGTCCGATCTTACAAATGatatacattcttgatcaAAGCCGAAGCCATCTGTCTCAGTTGTCTGTTTctcttataaaaaaaagcaaatggcAATATATCAACTATATTTACAGTTTAGATATATCTTCAGAAGTCAGCGTCGGCcggatcgaaccactatatcacatagctgtcataggagcAATCTATCTAAACCAAGTTCTGGTATAAAAAACGCTTTTGTACTTCAAGTTATCTT
This window harbors:
- the Cep89 gene encoding protein Cep89 homolog, giving the protein MSTPRRGVMITDLDQSEPEQEQDQEKEKEKEQVKQTARPSNASATQPKRQRKVLQTLTGNFSRRSRSVEVEQRLVDGVTASGKKKQQQQQQERTLNGLLQAKEQQLDQLLQRLATLHKYNEQFARENEQLRTQSEQLEQRLGQAEQRLANCERCQQLDQQQTELLQQNQELANDVDMLKTLVFRLNVQIESYQDQRRTAEETTTAAAAASTASSCHTVPAWSSQLPTHTLTPLLQAYDESMRDKDALLAQYAADFELFANELKRALEENTRLLQTQEQLRRDVGGWTEERVRLQAQLGVCRTKAETQTRKTDLVKEKLVEVMHFYEQRNQSLLLDMNHLQDAYARCKSELVTLKSTAMPTTPPAAAPPAPPPSSAPAEVTPSAVEAAAVQQCKTLLEQLKQEHARERAALEEQLQACNTRASSLQRSCEKAKHARDRLKARLRMTLQWAQKLEAGQAELRETYDAVQQLSTLLKHKESQLRGMHVRNTEELDKLRHKLQQKDETIRNLLRSKMERRPAVD
- the Impbeta11 gene encoding importin-11, with amino-acid sequence MCAMASAEQLVAAALQGAANPNHEIVQKAEAQLSEWEQQPGFFPILARLCMKLQGDGDAAAAAAAAAAAATLSDAVKIRWMAAVYLKNGIERYWRHNSRLELAPEQKQQIRDILLQHYSAEDVPQVALQVAVLLSKIARIDCWPELLPTLMKQLQSCSAAGSEAPAQQQRTLLVLHYVIKALASRRLLAEKRAFEELAAQIFSYMAWNIWAPLTARFLQLQKTEPAAHSCLQRAHIAMRSLRKLLVYGCGSKPYKSSDHMNFIEQLFERLRQCLELRYELRMRTQEAGGNQQQQQQQLIADLERFILKMMKTLNEFMERHSLSFARFVPMALEFSFHYVFHEGTALIFDAGERINFSNFVIQAINLLKGIMMSGNDSIAQDQSANTLEDELLATAAQTQSKFFSVERVTYLCEKIVTHYFLLTAEELAEWQQDPESYGQDDGGGDAWKYELRPCVETLYFTCFTQHSNIMINEVLKFVRRAQQLQLTESSELKAILLKDAIYNAVGQASFHFFNKLDFGSWLTSQLLAELRMEASNFRILRRRIIWLVGHWVGVQLPRELRPLAYEACLHLLRPEEDMPIRLAAARTLNLLIDDFEFMPEAFHPYFAALFEALFLLLREAGACDTKIVVLGTMTLLVEKMSEFIEPQALQFIAYLPLLWRESEEHEYNMLRCAIIGTLEQLVRTIRDVPESMKPFLYSVIELSTDLQQRSHVYLIEDGIMLWLAVIGNSTALTPELLQLCDHLLPIIEMSSENLRTVLQLIHAYILLDAHAYLSRYGEGFVAYCVRSFEDIRTEGIIAMLRIFETCLKTDATMGLRLVRPALPFVFQQVCLKQEYPMTMSWYLTLLARTLLIDQSVFMSVVQELPQTDALARILDVWIEMFPLVADTHAEKRKLFCLAFASIFGNNELLLARLPHILQLVEETLGEVMDKQYAATDEGADKATPRYYDSLVIHDEHELEEFQPQLYDDFHSKTYHDDRHRQLVLKDPVYKIPLTEYLKWQLQHLQSQLGAPRYDQLMRAVCPEVLEKINMYIEQTVPKACGVCAGSGDDSEPPLPDGGASARTALD